The Trinickia caryophylli genomic sequence CGATCCCGAGGATCAGGCCGCCCGCTTCAAGAAACAGGTCGAGCAAAAGGACGCCGGCGACGAAGAGGCGATGTATTACGACGCCGATTACATCCGCGCGCTCGAATACGGCATGCCGCCGGCCGGCGGCTGCGGCGTCGGCATCGATCGACTCGTCATGCTGCTCACCGACAGTCCCAGCATTCGCGACGTCATTCTGTTCCCGCATTTGCGGCGCGAAGACTGAACCCGCAAAGGCGCCGCACGGCGCCTTTCGCTTTTGTAACCATCGGTAAAAGCTGCCGCTCGCGGAAATCCCGCGGACTCGCTGCAGGCCACCCCCCTCTCCTTCGAAGGCCGTCAGCCGAACCTGCTAGCCATATTCGGCGGGTGGCACCGCCACGGCTCGTGCGCGCCGGCCCTCGACGCGCGTTACAAATTGAAACGTAGGCCACTCGCCTTTGTCGGACACTGTGGCGGTAAGAAAAACCAAACTCGTTCGACGAGGTCCATCATGAATCAACCCGCCACGTCGCCGCGCCGCCTCCATCCACTCATCGCCACGGCTGCGGGCACCGTGATCGTTGCGAGCCTTGCTGCCACTGCGGCGATTACGGGGCTGTTCCCGAAAGCCTCCAGCACCGGCGCGCAGACGGATCAGACCCAGTCCGCACAGGTAGCCAATCAACCCGTCGTCGATACGGCCGCGCCGGCTGCGTCGAGCTATGGCCAGCAGCAGCAGGCAGCAAGCGGGCAAACGAGGCTGCCTCAGGCCGCACAGCAGGCACCGGGCGCGTCGGCGCAACCGCAGCAGTACGCCACCACCGGCGCGGCACCTGCGCCAGCGCCTGCGTACGGGCAGCAGCAGTACGCTCAGCAGCAGTACGCTCAGCCGTCATCGTCATATGCACAGTCTGGCCAGTCCTCGGCTCAACCGCCGCAGCAACGACAATACGCGGCCTGCGCCACTTGCGGAACCGTGGAGTCCATCAGCGCGATCAGGCGCGAGGGCCACGGTACGGGCGTCGGCGCGGTCGGCGGCGCCGTGGCAGGCGGCCTGATCGGGAATCAGTTCGGGGCCGGCACGGGGCGCACAGCCATGACCGTCCTCGGCGCGGTGGGAGGCGGATTTGCGGGCAATGCCGTCGAAAAACGCCTGCGCAGCGAAACGGATTACCAAGTCCGCGTCCGAATGGATAACGGGCGTACTCGGTATTTTACGTACCGCCAGACGCCACCGTTCGGGCAAGGACAACCCGTGCGCGTCGTCAACGGCGCGCTCGTCGCTCGCTGAATGTAGCGAACAGCACGCTCGCCGGAACATACGGAAAGCGGTTCGAACGGATCGCTTTCTCCGGCAACCCCCATCCTCCACCTGCGCTCATTGCACCCAACCCGCCGCGGGCACGTCTGCCCATCATCCGCGCGCTGCTGGACGGCGGCGTCAGCGACCGGGAATAACGGTTGATTCCCCCCGCTATTCGAGCGATCGGAAATTCTTCCGCCCTTTAGACTGCATTGCACATCCCTGCTTCGCCGCACCCATGCGTGCAGGACACGGCAGGCGAAATAACGGATGACCCATCGACGGGGCTCGCCCGCGCCGATGCCACGCACCGAGCGCGAGGGGCTACCTTAGGGGCAATGGCGGAACAGTGGACACAACGGACATCAGCATCATCGTTTTGACGACGGGCGACCTGACGCGCGCCCACCGCGTCATGGAAGCCTATTCGGCCTCCCCCGTGCGTGAAACCTTGCGCGCACAATTCATCTATCTGGTGAATCGCAAGGACCTGTCCTTTCCGCCCACTCAGACGACCGTCGCGAATCGCGACGGCATCGACGTGGTGTATATCGGCAATGATCGCTATTTCGGAAGCTGCGAGGAGAATCTCTTTCGGATCCGCGACGTCATTGACATCGTCAAGCCGCTCGCCTTGATCATCGGCGAGAGCGACGAGATCAATTGGCCGAACCTCGCCGAGGCCGCCCGCATCGCTGCCGAGGAACGACTCGACGCGATGCTGATCAATGTCCAGAACATCCAGAACCGGCGCTCGGGCGGCACTTCATCGATATTCGCGGCGTGCAATCTGCCGGACGAAACGCCGCAGAACAGGTTCTTCCGGGCGCTCGTGGCCGGCCGTACGCTCAGCAGCAACGTGGCATGGCCCGCAACCGTATCGATGTTCGGCCCGGTCGACTGGTTCGCGTTCATCGGGCATCAGCTCTACAGCCGCCATGCGCTGCGCGGCCTGCTCAAGTATCGGTTCACCGAGCACGTCTACTCGTTCGTCTACATGCAGGCGCTCTATTTCAGCAGCAGCCGGCGCCGGTATCGCCTGTTCATGCCGGAAGTCGTCAACCGCATCAGCAACGACTTTTTGAGCGAGCATGCAGGCGGGGCGGACCGCGATCTCGGATGGTTGCGCGAACATCGCGTCGTGCATGGCCAGGCGCGAACGCTGTGGATAGCCAATGTGCATCATCTGCTGCAGATCGAAGACGATGCGCTCTTCTCCGTGCTGGCGATGAGCTTGACGGTTGCGCATCGCCCTTCGGGAAGCAACGACGAAATCTCGCTCCTGCGCGATACGATGCTGCGGCAAATGATTTTCTGGATCGCTTCGGTGCTCGGCGAGAAGGCAAATGGTCAAAGCTACTACCTCGGAACGCCGGGCCCCCGCAGGCTCGATGACGAATTCTGGGCGTGCCTGCGCTTTCTCAAGCGCCTGCACAACGTGCTGCGACAGTATGAAGGCGAGGCCGTTGCCCGCTGCGCAGAAGGAGCCGAACAAGCAGCGATGTATCTCGCGCTGTTCTTCGACGACGTCGAGGGCACCGAGCCGATGATCGCCGAGGCGCTCGCCGCACTCAACGTGGTGTTGTCCACGCTCGACGAGGCCACGCTGCGGTATCTGCAGGAAACGTCGTTCAAGCGCTATATGCAGGCGCTGACCGCCTGAGAAGGCCGACATGGTCCGCATCCTCATGACGGGCGCAACCGGCTACCTGGGCAGCCATTTGCTCGAACGGCTGGCCGCGTCGCCGGATCGCTACGACGTGACAGTCATCAAGCGTTCGTTCTCGTGCGACGCGCGAATTCGTCAATGGCTGCCGCATATTCGCGTGTTCGACATGGACAAAGCCGAATTGGCGAGTGTATTCGACGGCCGCGGCTACGATCTCATCCTGCACGCGGCCACCGATTACGGCCGCAAGGCGAGCACGCTCGCCGACATCCTTCAGCCGAACCTGCTGCTGCCGTTGCGCCTGCTCGAAGCCGGCATCTCGCACGGCGTACGGACGTTCGTCAACACCGACACGATGCTCGACAAACGTGTCTCCGGCTACAGCCTTTCGAAGCGTCAGTTCCGCGAATGGCTGGAAAGCCTTTCCCATCGCGTGGTCGCAGTCAACGTGTCGCTCGAGCACTTCTATGGGCCCGGCGACGACGACTCCAAATTCGC encodes the following:
- a CDS encoding outer membrane lipoprotein; translation: MNQPATSPRRLHPLIATAAGTVIVASLAATAAITGLFPKASSTGAQTDQTQSAQVANQPVVDTAAPAASSYGQQQQAASGQTRLPQAAQQAPGASAQPQQYATTGAAPAPAPAYGQQQYAQQQYAQPSSSYAQSGQSSAQPPQQRQYAACATCGTVESISAIRREGHGTGVGAVGGAVAGGLIGNQFGAGTGRTAMTVLGAVGGGFAGNAVEKRLRSETDYQVRVRMDNGRTRYFTYRQTPPFGQGQPVRVVNGALVAR
- a CDS encoding NAD-dependent epimerase/dehydratase family protein yields the protein MVRILMTGATGYLGSHLLERLAASPDRYDVTVIKRSFSCDARIRQWLPHIRVFDMDKAELASVFDGRGYDLILHAATDYGRKASTLADILQPNLLLPLRLLEAGISHGVRTFVNTDTMLDKRVSGYSLSKRQFREWLESLSHRVVAVNVSLEHFYGPGDDDSKFASFVVRSLLRNVESIALTEGTQRRDFVYIDDVVDAFVRVIEAHAESAPGYRHYEVGSGVPVPVRQFVETARAQCGNTATHLRFGAIPLRENEAMDVCVDISGLQALGWTPRWTLETGLAHTIELEQESILV